A single window of Anopheles moucheti chromosome 2, idAnoMoucSN_F20_07, whole genome shotgun sequence DNA harbors:
- the LOC128310047 gene encoding ecdysteroid-regulated 16 kDa protein-like, with translation MKCLQTVASVVLLALCLHVAAAEIVNFQKCPGEVAEKCTVHQVSISPCPEAEQGNVCVLLTKSQVNLTFDFTPEFDAHNLTADVAWTRPKVDLPFVGLDKEACERTNCPVVSGNRQTYTYNLTIKKEYPPQAYDVKWKLTSENNDSCCFIVQINIAKKKKSAKGTQSDDDEE, from the exons ATGAAGTGCCTCCAAACGGTTGCGTCCGTCGTCCTGCTGGCACTGTGCCTCCATGTGGCTGCTGCCGAAATTGTGAACTTCCAGAAATGTCCTGGTGAAG TCGCTGAAAAGTGTACAGTTCACCAAGTCTCGATCTCACCATGTCCGGAAGCTGAGCAAGGAAATGTTTGCGTCCTACTCACTAAATCGCAAGTTAACTTAACATTCGATTTTACTCCGG AGTTCGATGCTCATAACCTCACTGCCGATGTGGCCTGGACTAGACCCAAAGTGGATCTGCCCTTTGTTGGATTGGATAAGGAAGCCTGCGAGCGTACCAATTGTCCGGTAGTCTCCGGTAACCGGCAAACGTATACCTACAATTTGACCATCAAAAAAGAGTACCCTCCG CAAGCTTACGACGTCAAATGGAAGCTAACGAGCGAGAACAATGATTCCTGCTGCTTTATTGTACAGATCAACATCGCCAAGAAGAAAAAGTCCGCTAAAGGTACCCAGTCCGATGATGACGAGGAATAG
- the LOC128310046 gene encoding uncharacterized protein LOC128310046 encodes MRVKTLRQIKNQRGHRNHHHNSHHNHSHAAANAAIEAHYFSPERLNALVNCMNPPYRMPPQPLGAYGMQHEHHSSIPGTASTEAHVLNTPLRTHSSKFPIERELILSSNKNSSKIPLMQDNRNNSIPALLNRSATSAIGPDLPVKQTQAWNQPQMDVIHSAVSGSMPRTIVRFPEDVTALADRDGSFTQREKDSTTVKKSVTKTYHTLKDLISSKFKKDANEQSDELNNVTSMLHGHQSNLEQGSSSNQQHGGSNQSGSYMYSSASDNNLLQAQSNLNVWPSGSQSNSPLYYHKKFSDPAEGFGASKALSQPQLNIGEPVNRNAQHVVSLLPAPVDGTDSDDGGFRQHTVSRQTNQSMPNGAGQSQAAAAAAMHTSRSNAQQPAYIQNYRHNHAQQQQQHLQQQHHMSYQQALHNAKQRAALEGGSNGSNIQSPSYNTTVTVGDQSSSHLHHHHHHHHPGDGPAGLQKHTISVDINSGSSVNISTGESHDAGPYDKNGNHSSNIDSGRGSSSMATASADAVMEKSKVKADGEWIDVVDVELRNILEPGMKSMNLRPESTMSESASSMSPPLPPLSPHEAYSHGTGQSSSNLQPKPNNNATKLQKQEYGTDTYNRASKNPQPIGPSKGQPSPNTIQNYMNHLKLSSNKKHEQNALKKHLFGLDTDVASVTNTTRSLDLESLLGGPWDGAQSVSESETDGGGLQQIRNQLEGLETMYSEVLKMLGNRMATNESTLRANRRRRHGSMSSLPSSSISGRPIRDRRRLDERRKVRDIKGINKRFQRLESHVVTLARSVAHLSSEMRSQHLVSQELEELRNDLALLRSQSMHNLPLNSSGNAGNASTREPINLTNPKRVKKLTKFFGEDPPLMKLFLKKLGYEKYAPIFESERVGMIELPYLGEERLQKMGIPLGPRLRILQEAQISLCRDTTLCIV; translated from the exons ATGCGCGTTAAAACGTTGAGACAGATAAAGAATCAGCGGGGACATCGTAACCATCATCACAACAGTCACCATAACCACAGCCATGCGGCAGCCAATG CAGCGATTGAGGCGCACTATTTTTCACCCGAAAGACTGAACGCGCTAGTGAACTGCATGAATCCACCGTACAGAATGCCGCCACAACCGCTCGGTGCGTACGGTATGCAGCACGAACATCACTCCAGCATACCGGGGACGGCATCGACGGAGGCACACGTACTGAACACGCCGCTCCGCACACATTCCTCCAAGTTTCCG ATCGAACGGGAGCTGATACTGTCGTCGAACAAAAACTCCTCCAAAATCCCGCTCATGCAGGACAACCGAAACAACAGCATACCGGCACTGTTGAATCGATCCGCAACCTCGGCAATCGGGCCCGATCTGCCGGTGAAACAAACACAGGCATGG AACCAACCACAAATGGACGTAATACATTCGGCTGTGTCCGGTTCGATGCCACGCACGATCGTACGCTTTCCGGAAGATGTGACAGCGCTGGCGGATCGGGATGGTAGCTTCACCCAGCGGGAGAAAGATTCGACCACGGTGAAGAAATCCGTCACCAAGACCTACCACACGCTGAAGGACCTGATCTCGTCCAAGTTTAAAAAGGACGCCAACGAGCAGAGCGACGAGCTGAACAACGTAACCTCAATGCTGCACGGCCACCAGTCGAACTTGGAGCAGGGTTCGTCAAGCAATCAGCAGCACGGAGGCAGCAATCAGAGCGGATCGTACATGTACAGCTCGGCGTCCGATAACAATCTGCTGCAGGCACAGTCTAACCTCAACGTGTGGCCGTCCGGCAGCCAAAGCAACTCCCCGCTGTACTACCACAAGAAGTTCTCCGATCCGGCCGAAGGCTTCGGCGCCTCGAAGGCACTCTCGCAGCCGCAGCTCAACATCGGCGAACCGGTGAACCGTAACGCGCAGCACGTGGTCAGTCTGTTGCCGGCCCCCGTCGACGGTACGGATAGTGATGATGGTGGATTCCGGCAGCACACTGTTAGTCGGCAGACGAACCAATCCATGCCGAACGGGGCCGGCCAAAGTCAGGCGGCGGCGGCTGCGGCGATGCACACCAGCCGGTCCAACGCTCAACAACCTGCCTACATCCAAAACTATCGCCACAATCacgcccagcagcagcaacagcatctgcagcagcaacatcacatGTCGTACCAGCAGGCCCTGCATAATGCCAAACAGCGCGCCGCATTGGAGGGTGGTTCCAACGGCTCCAACATTCAATCGCCGTCCTACAATACGACCGTGACGGTGGGGGATCAAAGTTCAAGCCAtctacatcatcatcaccaccatcaccatccggGTGATGGACCGGCCGGACTGCAAAAGCACACCATCTCGGTGGACATCAACAGTGGGTCGTCGGTGAACATCTCCACCGGGGAGTCGCACGATGCGGGACCGTACGACAAAAATGGGAATCATTCGTCCAACATCGATTCGGGGCGTGGTAGCTCCTCTATGGCCACCGCCAGTGCTGACGCGGTGATGGAGAAGAGTAAAGTCAAGGCAGACGGTGAATGG ATTGATGTGGTTGACGTGGAGCTGCGCAACATTCTGGAACCGGGTATGAAATCTATGAACCTTCGCCCGGAGAGTACCATGTCCGAGAGTGCCTCCTCGATGTCTCCACCGTTGCCACCGCTCTCTCCACATGAGGCATACAGTCACGGAACTGGGCAAAGCAGTAGCAATCTCCAGCCGAAGCCCAACAATAACGCCACCAAGCTGCAGAAGCAAGAGTACGGCACGGATACGTACAATCGGGCAAGCAAAAACCCGCAGCCAATCGGGCCCTCCAAGGGACAACCGTCGCCCAACACAATACAGAACTACATGAACCACTTGAAGCTGTCCAGCAACAAGAAGCACGAACAGAATGCGCTGAAAAAGCACC TGTTCGGACTAGATACGGACGTGGCCTCCGTCACCAATACGACCCGATCGCTCGATCTCGAATCCCTGCTCGGCGGCCCCTGGGACGGTGCCCAATCGGTGTCGGAATCGGAAACCGATGGCGGTGGTTTACAGCAAATCCGGAACCAGCTCGAGGGTCTCGAGACCATGTACAGCGAGGTGCTGAAAATGTTGGGCAATCGTATGGCCACCAACGAGTCAACGCTGCGGGCAAATAGGCGTCGACGGCATGGCAGCATGTCATCGCTACCGTCTAGTTCGATCAGCGGTCGCCCAATTCGTGACCGGCGAAGATTGGACGAACGTCGCAAGGTGCGTGATATCAAAGGCATCAACAAACGCTTCCAGCGGCTGGAATCGCACGTAGTCACGCTAGCACGCAGCGTGGCTCATCTATCCTCTGAGATGCGCTCGCAACATCTCGTGTCGCAGGAGCTCGAGGAGTTGCGCAACGATTTGGCACTGCTGCGTTCGCAGTCGATGCACAACCTGCCGCTGAACAGCAGTGGCAATGCGGGTAACGCATCCACACGCGAACCGATCAACCTGACCAACCCGAAGCGCGTGAAGAAGTTGACTAAATTTTTCGGGGAAGATCCACCGCTGATGAAACTGTTTCTCAAAAAACTCGGCTATGAG AAATATGCGCCCATCTTCGAGAGCGAGCGCGTCGGCATGATCGAGCTGCCGTACCTGGGCGAGGAAAGGCTGCAGAAGATGGGCATACCGCTCGGGCCGAGGCTGAGGATTCTCCAGGAGGCACAAATATCGCTGTGTCGCGATACGACGCTCTGCATCGTTTAA
- the LOC128298507 gene encoding histidine-rich glycoprotein-like, with protein MAGEMVLAGCLFALLLVVPGLDGSYPSALGQENVFPHALKNVHSLEERGQFKASPEYNEHPQVGEYQQSVVGQQHHPHPHQLYHPVQPEQHLFQPHQQYLVQSTYNVGSHQEHHPVAHSHLQQSKQRHTALPYNNQRLHVKVDHPGASHGFAHPVDPATQHLRQQLAQEPKKDYRALIPKSIAPKLNPLHHSFHQKRNYVPLHHITRQVPLPAAKMNQAQQHHSNGQSQPVQAALAAPPPKHISG; from the exons ATGGCTGGTGAAATG GTACTGGCAGGTTGTCTATTCGCATTGTTACTTGTGGTGCCGGGATTGGATGGATCCTACCCAAGTGCTCTCGGACAGGAGAATGTGTTTCCACATGCGCTAAAAAACGTTCATTCTCTGGAAGAAAGAGGTCAATTTAAAGCGTCTCCGGAATACAATGAACATCCCCAAGTTGGAGAGTATCAGCAGTCGGTGGTCGGTCAGCAGCATCACCCGCACCCGCACCAGTTGTATCACCCAGTCCAGCCCGAACAGCATCTCTTCCAGCCACATCAGCAGTATCTAGTTCAGTCTACGTACAATGTTGGATCTCACCAGGAACACCATCCGGTGGCCCACTCGCACCTTCAGCAGAGTAAACAACGCCATACAGCACTACCGTACAACAATCAGCGTTTGCACGTGAAGGTCGATCATCCCGGCGCGTCGCATGGTTTCGCCCATCCAGTTGATCCGGCGACGCAACATCTTCGCCAGCAGCTGGCCCAAGAACCGAAGAAGGACTATCGTGCATTGATTCCGAAAAGCATCGCTCCGAAGCTGAACCCACTGCACCATTCCTTTCACCAGAAGCGTAACTATGTGCCACTGCATCACATCACGCGACAGGTGCCACTACCGGCGGCAAAGATGAACCAAGCGCAGCAACATCACTCCAACGGACAATCTCAGCCTGTGCAGGCTGCACTGGCTGCTCCACCACCGAAACACATTTCCGGATAA